A DNA window from Citrobacter tructae contains the following coding sequences:
- a CDS encoding ankyrin repeat domain-containing protein codes for MLNWIFKDSKLTLRKICLDSKLSTSKKIQKIETYLANGGDINFIDPDISPCNVLVPLSRSPESDISLVQYLFDKGAKIECNGFSAFHSAIEFNNTALVKLYLTLGADLYYQNRYNNCWLNYLYHPEPQYTYQDYQRRDMIDLLLDAHLDINKPVSFWTNGELNLPLEILYSERSKDLFIHIINKDIALDIEASALIENIIFASEFWGLETFAPLVKRFPDFKKERYIMANDSSFWDDANLLELCVYANAQDFCEYLLDNLPQLKADSRAKSLVYAALKSKFDLRIVEKLLKVTVDINRIYKMTPPDSYQAPLISQYLDNEKYTDPDQRDYIYQALELLLKYGADPNSEFVNTGESYEMLIWSNLRLLVFPMVKNRTFLPQFLDLFLQYGLDINKKFGAVEEPTLLTITQRGSWKEDQETIIQVMEYLLPKGLDLNLTNIYDTNFVSAAAISCRSQLLEWLINQGGDIHTHCGFDNSPILHKAISTYSIDAITGPIRRQTVQLLLQHGAKLEEFSVDERFTPLMCACYYGAQSCVELLLEQGANPHVKNGEGFTPALCAVTGGVSNEFPRFESTAVRILKLLQQYGADLAVENCRGNSPLVAAIELDHKEIFEALLQMVPYSQAQREHALVFAEPESYFHRRLRQHINGETAQEVTPLPTEEESEVVEPALLHTEVKAGVGAGEPQPFVTKTGPEASSAASDKLHLPTIIELKAKVQSFFTLIARDPDVTPAQLNGIEEQLDLLIEKLDTFSFFRNQATKEEFEESIQEYLDESVEQINTIINDDYPALTEALVDAVWVILQFYRVDIEIETALRKRFW; via the coding sequence ATGCTGAACTGGATTTTTAAGGATAGTAAACTCACGCTACGGAAAATTTGCTTAGACAGCAAACTATCCACCTCTAAAAAAATACAAAAAATTGAGACGTACCTTGCTAATGGAGGGGATATCAATTTTATTGATCCCGATATTTCCCCTTGTAACGTCCTGGTTCCTCTCTCACGCAGTCCCGAGTCAGATATATCCCTGGTACAATACCTGTTCGATAAAGGGGCGAAAATTGAGTGCAATGGTTTTAGCGCCTTTCATTCAGCTATTGAGTTTAATAATACGGCGTTGGTGAAGCTTTACCTCACTTTAGGTGCCGATCTTTATTATCAAAATCGCTACAATAATTGTTGGCTTAATTACCTTTATCACCCCGAGCCACAGTATACCTACCAGGATTATCAACGCAGAGACATGATTGACCTTCTGCTTGACGCTCATTTAGACATCAATAAGCCTGTGAGTTTTTGGACCAATGGTGAACTTAATCTACCACTGGAAATATTATATTCTGAAAGAAGTAAAGACCTTTTTATACATATCATAAATAAAGATATTGCGCTGGATATCGAAGCGTCTGCGCTGATCGAAAATATTATTTTTGCGAGTGAGTTTTGGGGGCTTGAAACCTTTGCGCCGTTGGTGAAAAGGTTTCCTGACTTTAAAAAAGAACGCTACATTATGGCCAATGATAGCAGTTTTTGGGATGACGCCAATTTGTTGGAATTGTGCGTTTATGCCAACGCACAGGACTTCTGCGAATATTTACTCGACAATTTGCCACAACTGAAAGCCGATTCACGCGCCAAAAGTCTGGTCTATGCGGCACTGAAATCTAAGTTTGATTTGAGAATTGTCGAGAAACTGCTTAAGGTGACTGTCGATATCAATCGCATCTATAAGATGACGCCACCAGATTCTTACCAGGCACCGTTGATCAGTCAGTACCTAGACAATGAAAAATATACTGACCCCGATCAACGTGACTACATCTATCAGGCACTTGAGCTGTTACTTAAATATGGCGCTGACCCCAATAGTGAATTTGTCAATACAGGTGAATCCTATGAGATGTTGATTTGGTCAAATTTACGATTACTGGTCTTCCCCATGGTAAAAAATAGAACGTTTTTACCCCAGTTTCTCGATCTCTTTTTACAGTATGGTCTCGATATCAATAAGAAATTTGGTGCCGTGGAAGAACCGACCTTACTGACCATCACCCAGCGTGGTTCATGGAAAGAAGATCAAGAAACGATCATTCAGGTGATGGAGTATTTGCTCCCTAAGGGACTCGATTTAAACCTGACCAATATTTACGATACTAACTTTGTCTCAGCCGCGGCTATTTCTTGCCGCAGTCAACTCCTTGAATGGCTGATTAACCAAGGGGGCGATATTCATACCCATTGTGGTTTCGATAACTCGCCGATATTACATAAAGCGATTTCTACTTACTCTATAGACGCAATAACCGGCCCAATACGGCGTCAAACCGTTCAGTTGCTGTTACAACATGGCGCAAAACTCGAAGAGTTTTCAGTCGATGAACGATTTACACCGTTGATGTGCGCCTGTTACTACGGTGCCCAATCCTGTGTCGAACTGCTCCTGGAGCAAGGGGCAAACCCGCATGTGAAGAATGGTGAGGGTTTCACACCTGCCCTGTGCGCCGTCACCGGCGGTGTCTCAAATGAATTTCCCCGTTTTGAATCCACGGCTGTGCGGATCCTGAAGTTATTACAGCAGTATGGTGCTGACCTGGCCGTAGAGAATTGCCGTGGTAACAGTCCACTCGTGGCGGCAATCGAATTGGATCATAAAGAGATATTTGAAGCACTTCTCCAGATGGTGCCGTATAGCCAGGCCCAACGTGAACACGCGCTTGTCTTTGCAGAGCCGGAGAGCTATTTCCACCGTCGTCTACGCCAACATATCAACGGCGAAACGGCGCAAGAGGTTACGCCACTCCCAACTGAAGAAGAAAGCGAAGTAGTCGAACCAGCCTTACTCCATACCGAAGTTAAAGCTGGCGTCGGGGCAGGAGAACCACAACCGTTCGTAACAAAAACCGGACCAGAGGCCAGCAGTGCGGCATCGGATAAACTTCATCTTCCGACGATTATCGAACTTAAGGCCAAAGTGCAGAGCTTTTTTACACTGATCGCCCGTGATCCTGATGTCACGCCTGCGCAGTTAAACGGTATTGAAGAACAACTCGATCTGTTAATTGAAAAACTGGATACCTTCAGCTTTTTTCGCAATCAAGCGACCAAAGAGGAATTTGAAGAGAGTATTCAGGAATATCTTGATGAATCCGTCGAGCAGATCAACACCATTATTAATGATGATTATCCGGCGTTGACCGAGGCGTTGGTCGATGCCGTGTGGGTGATTTTGCAGTTCTACCGCGTTGATATCGAGATTGAAACCGCACTCAGAAAACGTTTCTGGTAA